The window AGAGCTTCTCAGAAATGCCCGCAGGAATAATATCGTATTTCTCAAGGACGGCTACAGCTATCTGTATGGCAGAAAGAAGAACGGTTGCGTTTACTCCGGCATCGAGGCAATGACCGAGTTTGTGATGATAACACATCCGACAGGAGACATTTACAGCCGGGAAGCACTCATGTCCGTACAGGAGCGGGACAGGTATTTCACGACTTCCGACATGTACCCCGAAGCCCGTCTAAAATTTGCAATGTTGCTTAGGGGGAAGGGCGGCTACATAACCAGCGGTATCCATATTTACGGAGAAAAAAACAGTCGTCTTATAAATTTTGTCGAAACCAAATCAGGCGTCGAGCATAAGGAAAATATTTTTGACACCTATTATGCTCCCCGCAGAAGTACAATTCAGATATTTGAGCTTATGGATATGGCGGACAGGGAATTTCCTGAAGCCTTCAGCAAGAATGAAGCGGATATATTTTTCGGCGCGAAATTCCGGGAGCTTCTCAGGCTAGTTACGCTAACATGGTATAAAAAATGTGCTAGTTACTCTTGGGCAACGCATTACGGCCACGCGACAAGATACGTCAGCAGCTTTGAGATGGCCGACAACGTCATAGCCGCGTACAGGTCGACAAAAGCACACCTCAAAGAACAATGTTTATTCACCGTGTCAAGGCGCAGAATAATGCTTACTGCTTGCGCGAAAACACTCGCGAAATGTTTTCTGTATTACCCGGTTCGAAGAGTCGCAAAGAAAATTCTTGAGGCTTCCGGGATGTTGGAAATTCTTAAACGTATCAAAGACGAACTCCGCAGGCCGCGAATATAAAACACCCCCGGCACTCTCACCGGGGGCAAATCATTTCCGCAGTTACTTTCCGGGCTTGCCGAGCAGCTTGAACATATTGGTCTTGTAGAACTCGACTCCGGGCTGATTGAACGGGTTAATCCCGCTGATATACCCCGACACCCCGCAGGCATACTCGAAGAAGTAGAACAGCTCTCCGAGTGATTTCTCGTCCTGCGCGGGAATCTTCACCATCATGTTCGGGACTCCGCCGTCAACGTGTGCCGCTATTGTCCCCTGCATGGCGCACTGATTAACCCAGCTCATATTTTTACCCGCAAGGTAGTTGAGGCCGTCAAGATCGTTTTCCTGCGATGTTAGCGCGAAATCTTTGCGGGCGTTCTCGATATTGAGGACTGTCTCAAACATTATCCTGTCCCCGTCCTGAATGAACTGGCCCATAGAGTGAAGATCTGTCGTAAGGTCAACGCTTGCCGGGAAAATTCCGCGCTGGTCTTTGCCTTCTGACTCGCCGTAAAGCTGTTTCCACCACTCCGAAATGTAGTGCATTGACGGCTCATAGTTTGCGAGAATTTCAACGGTCTTCCCTTTGCGGTGAAGTATGTTGCGTAATGCCGCATACTGTAACGCGGGGTTTTCCTCAAACGCCTTATTGAGAGCCACATCACGCCCTGCCGCCGCCCCGGCCATGAGAGCATCAATATCAGCACCGCTCGCCGCTATCGGGAGGAGTCCCACAGCCGTCAACACGCTGAATCTTCCGCCGACATCATCAGGAATCACGAACGATTCATAGCCCTCTGTGTCAGCAAGAGTCTTCAATGCTCCGCGGGCTTTGTCGGTTGTCGCGTAAATTCGTTTGGCGGCCTCTTTCGCTCCGTATTTCTTGATGAGAAGATCCCGGAACACCCTGAAGGCTATTGCGGTCTCTGTCGTTGTGCCTGACTTTGAGATTACGTTGACGGAGAAATCATGCCCATCTAGGAGGTCTATTACGTCCTGTATATATGTGCTGTTCATGCTGTTGCCGACGTAATATATACGCGGAGTTTTGCGGACTTCCGGGGACAGGTCATTATAGAAGCCGTGTCTCAGGAACTCAATCGCGGCCCTTGCTCCGAGATATGAGCCTCCGATTCCTGCGACAAGGAGAATTTCGGAGTCGCTCTGTATCTTTTTGGCGGCCATCTTTATGCGGGAAAACTCTTCCCTGTCGTAGTTGACCGGGAGATCTATCCAGCCGAGAAAGTCATTGCCGGCACCTTTGCGGGATTTGAGCAGGTCAGCCGCCGCGAGGGTGATAGCCTTCATGCTGTCGACTTCATGAGGGCGCACGAATTTCAGCGCGTTTGAATAGTCAAAGCCTGTCATAAAATTATTGCCTCCTGTGAAAAATTTTTTTGTGGATGGCTATATTGTATCAAAAATCAGCGGGATATTAATATTTCGCGGGGAAAAGAAAACGGGCAGCATTTTTCATACCGCCCGGAAAATTTTTACTCTGTGTAAGCTGTTCCGTTCACGGAGAGGGAGTAGCTTCCCTTGTTGATGGTTCCGTTGTTCGTGAGGCTTGTTACGTAGGAATTTCCCGTAAGAGTCCATGTTGAGCCGTTCTCTATTGTTACGTTCACCGTGCCTGCCGCGCCTGATGTGTTAATCGCCCCGCTGAATGTCGAGCTGTCCTTCAGGTTCAGCGTGAGGGATGACGAACTGTCAACAATCATATTCCCGCTAATGTCCTGCCCGGAGGCGTTGAGGGTAACTTTTCCGCCGTTACTGCCTGAGCTGCCCCAGTTCTGAGCCTCTGCCCGGAGGAAATTGCCGGATGAGTCATTGTTTGTGATTGTCGCGGCTGAAAGCGTGATTGTCGTCG is drawn from Synergistaceae bacterium and contains these coding sequences:
- a CDS encoding glycosyltransferase — translated: MNMSAIFDQTRLDHPIVSFCIPVYNNAQAAEKIVKELLSCDDSRFEVVVSDDDSRENVGELMSRIHDSRLRYSRNAKNIGAHRNWQHVLELGRGEWLYLIMARDRMHGENIPHLIELLRNARRNNIVFLKDGYSYLYGRKKNGCVYSGIEAMTEFVMITHPTGDIYSREALMSVQERDRYFTTSDMYPEARLKFAMLLRGKGGYITSGIHIYGEKNSRLINFVETKSGVEHKENIFDTYYAPRRSTIQIFELMDMADREFPEAFSKNEADIFFGAKFRELLRLVTLTWYKKCASYSWATHYGHATRYVSSFEMADNVIAAYRSTKAHLKEQCLFTVSRRRIMLTACAKTLAKCFLYYPVRRVAKKILEASGMLEILKRIKDELRRPRI
- a CDS encoding glucose-6-phosphate isomerase, producing the protein MTGFDYSNALKFVRPHEVDSMKAITLAAADLLKSRKGAGNDFLGWIDLPVNYDREEFSRIKMAAKKIQSDSEILLVAGIGGSYLGARAAIEFLRHGFYNDLSPEVRKTPRIYYVGNSMNSTYIQDVIDLLDGHDFSVNVISKSGTTTETAIAFRVFRDLLIKKYGAKEAAKRIYATTDKARGALKTLADTEGYESFVIPDDVGGRFSVLTAVGLLPIAASGADIDALMAGAAAGRDVALNKAFEENPALQYAALRNILHRKGKTVEILANYEPSMHYISEWWKQLYGESEGKDQRGIFPASVDLTTDLHSMGQFIQDGDRIMFETVLNIENARKDFALTSQENDLDGLNYLAGKNMSWVNQCAMQGTIAAHVDGGVPNMMVKIPAQDEKSLGELFYFFEYACGVSGYISGINPFNQPGVEFYKTNMFKLLGKPGK